The following coding sequences lie in one Synechococcus sp. PCC 7336 genomic window:
- a CDS encoding diflavin flavoprotein — protein MVTTVAPTKRLTVQTEAIAADTTAIRSLDWDRDRFDIEFGLQNGTTYNSFIIRGEKVALVDTSHAKFRQLYLELLKGEIDPATIDYLVISHTEPDHSGLVGDILDLNPDITVVGSKVAMTFLENQVHREFQRRTVKSGDSLDLGNGHELQFLLAPNLHWPDTIFSFDTATGVLYTCDAFGLHYCSDLIYDENLAAIEKDFQFYYECLMAPNARSVTKALKGLDKLQQDYDIKLVATGHGPLLRFHLQELLGRYRTWSANQTQASTAVAVFYISDYGYSDRLTQAIARGITKTGVAVEMMDLKGADPQEAYELVGDVAGLVISMPPASGAMTEQIQAAFGTIVAAANHKQLLGLVESYGGDDEPIDPILTQFREAGLDLGFEPIRVKEEPSENTYQLCEESGTDLGQKLSQKKTNRKKQSLDSSLIQALGRISSGLYIITAQKGELRSAMLASWVSQASFEPLGFTIAVAKDRAIESLMQVGDTFVLNVLEEGNHLKLMKHFLKRFAPGADRFAEVNTQPAKNGSPILTDALTYLECTVSRRMETSDHWIVYSTVQEGRVSNQEARTASHRRKVGNYY, from the coding sequence ATGGTCACTACCGTCGCGCCGACCAAACGCCTTACCGTTCAGACCGAAGCGATCGCCGCCGACACGACCGCCATCCGCAGCCTGGATTGGGATCGCGATCGCTTTGACATCGAATTCGGCCTGCAAAACGGCACCACTTACAACTCTTTCATTATTCGCGGCGAGAAAGTTGCCCTCGTAGACACCTCCCACGCCAAATTCCGCCAGCTCTATCTGGAGTTGCTGAAAGGCGAAATCGATCCCGCCACGATTGACTACCTCGTTATCAGCCACACCGAACCGGATCACAGCGGTCTAGTGGGGGACATTCTCGACCTCAATCCCGACATTACAGTGGTGGGCTCCAAAGTCGCCATGACGTTTCTGGAAAACCAGGTGCATCGGGAGTTTCAACGGCGAACCGTCAAGAGCGGCGACAGCCTAGATTTGGGCAACGGCCACGAACTCCAATTTCTGCTGGCCCCCAACCTGCACTGGCCCGACACCATCTTCAGCTTCGATACCGCTACGGGGGTGCTCTACACCTGCGATGCCTTTGGCCTGCACTACTGCAGTGACTTGATTTACGACGAAAATCTCGCGGCGATCGAAAAGGACTTTCAGTTCTACTACGAATGCCTCATGGCTCCGAATGCGCGATCGGTGACCAAAGCGCTGAAGGGTTTGGACAAGCTGCAGCAAGACTATGACATCAAGCTGGTGGCCACCGGGCACGGTCCGCTGCTGCGCTTTCACTTGCAGGAGTTGTTAGGTCGCTATCGCACTTGGAGCGCCAACCAAACCCAGGCCAGCACGGCTGTAGCTGTGTTCTATATTTCCGATTACGGCTATAGCGATCGCCTCACCCAAGCGATCGCCCGAGGCATCACCAAAACCGGCGTCGCGGTGGAAATGATGGATCTGAAAGGGGCCGATCCCCAAGAGGCTTACGAACTCGTAGGGGACGTGGCGGGATTGGTCATCTCGATGCCCCCGGCTAGCGGTGCCATGACCGAACAGATTCAGGCCGCATTCGGCACCATTGTGGCTGCCGCCAATCACAAGCAACTGTTGGGCTTAGTGGAGTCTTATGGCGGTGACGACGAACCCATCGACCCGATTCTGACCCAGTTCCGCGAGGCGGGCCTAGATCTGGGCTTCGAGCCCATTCGAGTGAAGGAAGAGCCCAGCGAGAATACCTACCAACTGTGCGAAGAATCTGGCACTGACTTGGGTCAAAAGCTGAGCCAGAAAAAGACGAACCGGAAGAAACAATCCCTCGACAGTAGCCTAATTCAGGCATTGGGTCGCATCAGCAGCGGCTTGTATATCATCACTGCTCAAAAGGGGGAGTTACGCAGTGCCATGCTGGCCTCTTGGGTCTCCCAAGCTAGCTTCGAACCCCTCGGATTCACCATTGCCGTGGCCAAAGACCGTGCGATTGAATCCCTCATGCAGGTGGGCGATACCTTTGTCCTCAATGTCTTGGAGGAGGGCAATCACCTCAAGCTGATGAAGCACTTCCTCAAGCGCTTCGCCCCGGGGGCCGATCGCTTTGCCGAGGTCAACACCCAACCCGCCAAAAACGGCTCCCCCATTCTGACGGATGCGTTGACCTATCTCGAATGCACCGTCAGCCGCCGCATGGAGACGAGCGATCAT
- a CDS encoding glycosyltransferase family 2 protein: MISAGVDTGELTQVTPHIAKIAIISPVRNEAEFIAGTLQSVVNQTVRPMEWLIVDDGSTDATAEIVRAFADEHDWIRLVSKPDRGGRSVGPGVVETFYFGYEHLQSKDYDFICKLDGDVEFGPHYFATLLELFAADRYLGAASGKPFQQAGDRLVEERSSDEMVAGMINFYRRDCFEAIGGFVREVHWDGIAFHRARMAGWRTCSLRHPELNFIHKRVMGSSHKHVLVGRLRWGRGQYFMGTHPLYIFAIGLYRLWEKPSVVGGLTIVAGYFGAMLKGMPRYSDRRFRQSLHAWQFERMRLGQRLENLPPFSDRERVTPNVQGD; encoded by the coding sequence GTGATAAGTGCTGGCGTCGATACTGGCGAACTCACCCAAGTCACCCCGCATATCGCCAAAATTGCGATTATCTCCCCCGTTCGCAACGAGGCTGAGTTTATTGCCGGCACATTGCAGTCAGTCGTCAATCAGACCGTCCGTCCGATGGAGTGGCTAATTGTAGACGACGGCTCGACGGATGCCACTGCAGAAATCGTGCGGGCATTTGCGGACGAGCACGATTGGATTCGGCTCGTTTCTAAGCCCGATCGCGGCGGGCGATCGGTCGGTCCCGGCGTTGTCGAGACGTTTTATTTTGGCTACGAGCACCTGCAATCCAAAGATTACGATTTCATCTGCAAACTGGACGGAGATGTCGAATTTGGGCCGCATTATTTTGCCACTTTACTGGAGTTATTTGCTGCCGATCGCTATCTCGGAGCTGCCAGTGGCAAGCCGTTTCAGCAAGCGGGCGATCGCCTGGTGGAAGAACGCAGCAGTGACGAAATGGTGGCGGGGATGATTAATTTCTATCGGCGCGACTGTTTTGAGGCGATCGGCGGGTTTGTCAGAGAAGTCCATTGGGATGGAATTGCCTTTCATCGGGCTCGCATGGCAGGCTGGCGCACCTGCAGTCTCCGCCACCCCGAACTCAACTTCATCCACAAGCGAGTCATGGGCTCTTCCCACAAACATGTTTTGGTGGGTCGATTGCGCTGGGGGCGGGGGCAGTACTTTATGGGGACTCATCCGCTGTATATCTTTGCAATCGGCCTCTATCGTCTCTGGGAAAAACCCTCTGTGGTGGGTGGTTTGACGATTGTGGCGGGTTATTTTGGGGCGATGTTGAAAGGGATGCCTCGCTATAGCGATCGCCGCTTCCGTCAGTCTTTACATGCTTGGCAGTTCGAGCGAATGAGGTTAGGCCAGCGGTTGGAGAACTTACCTCCCTTTTCCGATCGGGAAAGAGTGACACCCAACGTCCAGGGGGACTGA
- a CDS encoding type II toxin-antitoxin system RelE/ParE family toxin, with protein MARALYVTARNERVVIVRAFVKKTQKTPRREIGLALKRVKEISE; from the coding sequence ATAGCGCGCGCCCTGTATGTGACAGCTAGAAACGAACGGGTTGTAATTGTTCGCGCGTTTGTCAAAAAAACTCAAAAAACCCCTCGTCGAGAGATAGGGCTTGCCCTAAAAAGAGTCAAGGAGATCTCGGAATGA
- a CDS encoding helix-turn-helix domain-containing protein: MTGIQELHQKWSVDSDYQAEYDKLNEEFEIAKALIQARVSADLTQAEVARRMQTTQSVIARLEGGKGNPSISLGQIPRRLRRFTGAKVRSEGKIP; encoded by the coding sequence ATGACTGGGATTCAAGAATTACACCAGAAGTGGTCGGTAGATTCAGATTATCAGGCTGAATACGACAAACTCAATGAAGAGTTTGAAATCGCTAAAGCCTTGATTCAGGCCCGTGTGAGCGCGGATCTCACCCAAGCAGAAGTCGCAAGACGGATGCAAACCACTCAATCTGTCATCGCTCGTCTTGAAGGAGGAAAAGGGAACCCTTCAATCTCTTTGGGTCAGATTCCCCGGCGCTTGCGACGATTCACCGGAGCGAAAGTGCGTTCCGAAGGAAAAATTCCGTAA